Within the Desulforhopalus sp. genome, the region ACCGCTCCTCGCCGATGTCATTGAGCAGTACCTTGAGATATAAAGCTGAGTTGAGCAGCTTGCTGCTCCCACGAAACGTATGCCTTTGGTATAAAGCTGAGTTGAGCAGCTTGTCTGCTCACACGAAACGTATGCCTTGCGGTATAAGCTGTTAGCCAAAAAGGAAGATAATTGACCGCTGCTGATCAGCCGAAGGTTTATGGCACGCACGGCGGCCACTTGTCCGGTAAAGGACCCGGTGGTTGATATATGAGAAGAGAAGATATCGCATTCAATCTCCGCCAGTCCATCCTCTTCAAGGATGTCACTGACGCTGAGATCGAATCCTACGCAGGAGGCGCCCGGGTGCTGACTGTCCAGGAAGGCCAGTATGTATACCGGCAGGGCGATGTCAGCGAGGTGTTCTTTATCATTGTTGCCGGGACGGTTGAGCTGGTGTTGCGCCGTGAAGACGGGCGGGAAAAGGTTGTCGCCAGAATCGGCATGGGCGGTCATTTCGGCGAAACCGGTATCCTTACTGACAAGCCGCGCTCCCTGTCGGTACGGGCCCTTTCCGACCTTGAGATCATCTGTTTCGACAAACGCCTTTTCCGCAATACCCTGCTCGCTAATGCCCGGCTGCACAAGCAGCTTGATGCAATTCTCGCCGAACGGCTCCGGGTGGCCTTCCTTGATCAGGTAGAGACAAGCAGCCAAGGACGCCGCCAGAATACCAGCAAGTCGGAAGCGGATAACGTTATTTTGTTCAAGGATTCGAGTGTCTCGGCCATCACCCTGCGGCGAATTGCCAGGCGGCAGCAAAACGATATCCGCGAATCGAAGGCAGCCAGAAAGACCCAGGCGGTCATCGATCAGCTGGCCATGGGCAGTTCTCCCTTTATTCTTACCGGGGAGGCCGGTACCGGAAAACTGATTATCGCACGGCAAATCCATCTGCAGAGTAAAAGAGCCGATGGACAGTTTTGTGAAGTGGATTTAAGGGATTATGAACCTCTTCATCTCGAACAGGTATTGTTTGGCCATGAACAGAGTGCCTATCCTTTTGCCCAAGCCCGTCAGGCCGGATTGTTTGAGCAGACTGCCAACGGCACATTGGTCTTCACGAATATCCATTTGATGAACGAAGATTTGCAGAGAAAGCTTGTGACGATTCTCGAAAGCGGCGGCTACAATCACATAGACAGCAATCGTCAGGTGGCGATGCAGTCGCGGCTGGTTTTTGTCAGTGCCTCTTCCCTCGACTATTTGCGGAGTTCCGGGCAGATTATTCCCGAACTGCTGACCCTAATACAAGGCCGGCATTTTCATGTCCCGCCGCTTCGCAACCATAAGGAGGATCTGCCCCGTCTGATCGTCCATTACCTGGAGCGTTTTAGTAAGGAATACGGCAAGAAAATTTACAGTGTTTCTCCTGAAATACTTGGGATTTTGATGAATTATGATTGGCCTGGCAATCTGACCGAGCTTTCCGATGTTATTCGCCGGGCGGTGATGTTGGCGCCTGGCGATGAAATTCTTGCCGATCAGATTTTACTGGGATTGCCGAAGACGGAAGGTAAATGGGAATTCAATATCCTGCGTATCTCCTGGATCAGGAAATTTCTTGAAAGCCGGGTTTTCCCTCGGGTTCCGCAGGTCATTATCGGATGCGTGCTGCTGATAACCATCCTTTTTCTCTTCTTTGGACCATCCGATCCGCAGGCAAATATCGGGCTTACCGTTGGCTGGTATATCGGGTGGCCGCTGATGTTCTTCTCGTTCTTTTTCCTGGCCAGGACGTGGTGCAGTGTATGTTCGCTTGCCGTGCCGGGGACAATACTGCAAAACCTTATCAAACCGACGCGCAAGACGCCGCTATTTATCAAAAATTATTCCGGCTGGATCATGGCGGTGCTTTGTATCCTTGTTTTTTGGGTTGAGGTGGTCTGGGATGCCTACCACAAACCCTATCTGACCGGTGGAATCATTCTCATTATAACCTTGGGCTCTATCCTCTTCAGTGTCCTGTATTCCAGACGGGCCTGGTGCCGCTACCTCTGTCCTTTGGGAGCAGTGAACGCAATTTTTGCCATGCCGTCGGTTGTTGAACTGCGCTCGAACAGACATGTCTGTCTGAACCGTTGTCAAAATCACTCCTGTTTCACCGGTGATGGTGATGTTCCCGGCTGTCCGATGTTTCGGCATCCCTATCTTGTTGATAACAACAGGGATTGCATTATGTGCGCAAAGTGCATAAAGAGCTGTGATAACAGTTCAATCCAGCTGAATCTTCGTCTAGCGCCGGAAGAGCTATGGACCTTAGAGACACCACGGCGGGCCGACAGCTTTCTCATTGTTTCCCTGGGGGCAATTTTTTTCCCCTTTGCCCTGCAAAGCGAGTTTTTCCAATTGATCAACTGGATAGTGGCTGCTGCCGGCAATGCAGGCATTCAGGTGCCGGCGACTTTCGTCGGCAGCCTGTTGTTTTTTGCCTTGATCCTGGTCTTTCAGGTTGGCTACTCGCTCATGGTGAACATCCAGGCGCATTTTGCCAAAATTGACAAGAATTTGCTCGTCTCGCTCTTTGGTTACGGGGTTATACCTCTTATTCTCGGCGGTTATATGGCCCTGCATCTGGAATTTTTTGTCGGTGGTGCCGGTAGAATTGTCCCCAATATTCAGGCGCTGTTCGACATGAAGCACTCTTACGACAATCTTCGCTTGATCAGTGTCGATAGTACCGAGGTCCTGCAGATACTCACCGTGCTAGGCGGGCTTTTTGCGTCTCTTTATGTAACTTACAAGGTTACCGAACGGACATTGGCCGGAGGGCATGTGACATCTAAGATCCTGGCGCTGCCCTTTACCTTTCTCATTATTCTTGCCGCGCTCTTTATGTTTATAGTGTAGAGAAGGCTAAGCTGCTCGTCGTCCTCTTTCTTTGATACAAGCCAGACCTTACCTTTGCAGCTGCAGCTGCGGCTGGGAATGAAATACCTGGTAAAATTATCCGATTGACTAAGCTTCCACGAAATAATACCCTAGCCTCAAATAGCGCCGGAAAAGTACATCTCTGACAGCACCTTCTGCTGAAAGAGTCTCTTAAAGAAAAATATTCACATAAAGCATGTGAATTCTTATTCTAAAAGCATTATTAGAATATCAACCAGATCACCATTCTATTCACCGCGAAAATTTGCCATGAAAACCGCTCGATTTGTTGTTGTTCTTGTTGTCCTGCTCCTGATGCCATGCTCGTTGGTCGCAGCTCCTCATCATAAAGCCTTGAGTGCCCTTCCTGATCTCCTTGATGAGGATACTAATATTGAGGAGGAGGTAGAGGAACCGCCAGAGGTGCCGACCTATGATCCGCTTGAGCCGATGAATCGTTTTTTCTTTGAGGTTAATGATCGTTTGTATTTCTGGGTGCTGAAGCCGGTATCAAAGGGGTACAGCTGGCTTTTGCCGGAAGAATTGCGAGAATGCATCGGGAGTTTTTTCCAAAACATCGGTTTCCCTATAACATTTTTAAATGCTGCCTTGCAGGCTGATGGGGGGAAGATGCTTAAGGCTACCGAACGGTTTCTCATCAACAGCACCATTGGTGTGTACGGTCTGGTTGATGTTGCCGGTCAGGAATTTGGTATTCCTCCCCAACGCGCTGATTTCGGTCAGACCCTCGGACGGTGGGGAATC harbors:
- a CDS encoding sigma 54-interacting transcriptional regulator is translated as MRREDIAFNLRQSILFKDVTDAEIESYAGGARVLTVQEGQYVYRQGDVSEVFFIIVAGTVELVLRREDGREKVVARIGMGGHFGETGILTDKPRSLSVRALSDLEIICFDKRLFRNTLLANARLHKQLDAILAERLRVAFLDQVETSSQGRRQNTSKSEADNVILFKDSSVSAITLRRIARRQQNDIRESKAARKTQAVIDQLAMGSSPFILTGEAGTGKLIIARQIHLQSKRADGQFCEVDLRDYEPLHLEQVLFGHEQSAYPFAQARQAGLFEQTANGTLVFTNIHLMNEDLQRKLVTILESGGYNHIDSNRQVAMQSRLVFVSASSLDYLRSSGQIIPELLTLIQGRHFHVPPLRNHKEDLPRLIVHYLERFSKEYGKKIYSVSPEILGILMNYDWPGNLTELSDVIRRAVMLAPGDEILADQILLGLPKTEGKWEFNILRISWIRKFLESRVFPRVPQVIIGCVLLITILFLFFGPSDPQANIGLTVGWYIGWPLMFFSFFFLARTWCSVCSLAVPGTILQNLIKPTRKTPLFIKNYSGWIMAVLCILVFWVEVVWDAYHKPYLTGGIILIITLGSILFSVLYSRRAWCRYLCPLGAVNAIFAMPSVVELRSNRHVCLNRCQNHSCFTGDGDVPGCPMFRHPYLVDNNRDCIMCAKCIKSCDNSSIQLNLRLAPEELWTLETPRRADSFLIVSLGAIFFPFALQSEFFQLINWIVAAAGNAGIQVPATFVGSLLFFALILVFQVGYSLMVNIQAHFAKIDKNLLVSLFGYGVIPLILGGYMALHLEFFVGGAGRIVPNIQALFDMKHSYDNLRLISVDSTEVLQILTVLGGLFASLYVTYKVTERTLAGGHVTSKILALPFTFLIILAALFMFIV
- a CDS encoding VacJ family lipoprotein, which codes for MKTARFVVVLVVLLLMPCSLVAAPHHKALSALPDLLDEDTNIEEEVEEPPEVPTYDPLEPMNRFFFEVNDRLYFWVLKPVSKGYSWLLPEELRECIGSFFQNIGFPITFLNAALQADGGKMLKATERFLINSTIGVYGLVDVAGQEFGIPPQRADFGQTLGRWGIGEGIYLCWPIVGPSNIRDSLGLAVDSVANPLPYVYDDRIIDLALYSSSKVNSLSLNPDLYEDLKRYSLDPYVASRQAYIEYRRGRLAQKDN